A genomic window from Salvia miltiorrhiza cultivar Shanhuang (shh) chromosome 5, IMPLAD_Smil_shh, whole genome shotgun sequence includes:
- the LOC131024724 gene encoding concanavalin-A-like, with amino-acid sequence MANLYQTLIFIALLLAAAANTARSQSTAFTYDFWGDQPTELLYQGDAHFPSDSTFLRMTNTTASGTAAQHRAGRVVYPTPITFWEAGAQVDFETTVKFIVTPTAGDMTPADGFTFFVGPVGLPLGFTGGAYGVFNTSGLAASVLAVEFDIYPNAEVDPTYPHIGIDIESNVSKNLTNVGTALLRQEVTAIIGYKKATNLISVRVAAGSQIYEVSYVFDLSTILPQQVQVGISGATGVLGIRRN; translated from the coding sequence ATGGCCAACCTATACCAAACCCTAATCTTCATTGCCCTCctcctcgccgccgccgccaacaCGGCGCGGTCCCAATCGACGGCCTTCACCTACGACTTCTGGGGCGACCAGCCGACCGAGCTCCTCTACCAAGGCGACGCACATTTCCCGTCGGACTCCACGTTCCTCCGCATGACCAACACCACCGCCTCCGGCACCGCCGCCCAGCACAGAGCCGGCCGGGTGGTGTACCCGACCCCGATCACGTTCTGGGAGGCCGGGGCGCAGGTCGATTTCGAGACCACCGTGAAGTTCATCGTGACCCCCACAGCCGGCGACATGACCCCGGCCGACGGCTTCACCTTCTTCGTCGGCCCCGTCGGCTTACCCCTCGGCTTCACCGGCGGTGCCTACGGAGTCTTCAACACCTCCGGCCTCGCTGCCTCTGTCTTGGCCGTGGAATTCGACATTTACCCCAACGCCGAAGTGGATCCAACCTATCCTCATATTGGGATCGACATTGAATCTAATGTTTCGAAAAATTTGACCAACGTCGGCACCGCGTTGCTCCGGCAGGAGGTGACGGCCATCATCGGCTACAAGAAAGCCACTAACCTGATCAGCGTGAGAGTCGCCGCCGGCTCACAAATATACGAAGTGAGCTATGTGTTCGACCTGAGCACCATTCTTCCCCAGCAGGTGCAGGTCGGGATCTCCGGGGCCACCGGAGTGTTGGGAATTAgacgcaactaa
- the LOC131024723 gene encoding concanavalin-A-like, which yields MANLYQTLIFIALLLAAAANTARSQSTAFTYDFWGDQPTELLYQGDAHFPSDSTFLRMTNTTASGTAAQHRAGRVVYPTPITFWEAGAQVDFETTVKFIVTPTAGDMTPADGFTFFIGPVGLPLGFTGGAYGVFNTSGLAASVLAVEFDIYPNAEVDPTYPHIGIDIESNVSKNLTNVGTALLRQEVTAIIGYKKATNLISVRVAAGSQIYEVSYVFDLSTILPQQVQVGISGATGEQQVTALINYNGATKMIAVRVTAGLKTFEVSYQYDLSGFLPEQVQVGLSAATGLNEPCVATHDIVSWYFSATMAPNNAGARSRKAAFREPY from the exons ATGGCCAACCTATACCAAACCCTAATCTTCATTGCCCTCctcctcgccgccgccgccaacaCGGCGCGGTCCCAATCGACGGCCTTCACCTACGACTTCTGGGGCGACCAGCCGACCGAGCTCCTCTACCAAGGCGACGCACATTTCCCGTCGGACTCCACGTTCCTCCGCATGACCAACACCACCGCCTCCGGCACCGCCGCCCAGCACAGAGCCGGCCGGGTGGTGTACCCGACCCCGATCACGTTCTGGGAGGCCGGGGCGCAGGTCGATTTCGAGACCACCGTGAAGTTCATCGTGACCCCCACAGCCGGCGACATGACCCCGGCCGACGGCTTCACCTTCTTCATCGGCCCCGTCGGCTTACCCCTCGGCTTCACCGGCGGTGCCTACGGAGTCTTCAACACCTCCGGCCTCGCTGCCTCCGTCTTGGCCGTGGAATTCGACATTTACCCCAACGCCGAAGTGGATCCAACCTATCCTCATATTGGGATCGACATTGAATCTAATGTTTCGAAAAATTTGACCAACGTCGGCACCGCGTTGCTCCGGCAGGAGGTGACGGCCATCATCGGCTACAAGAAAGCCACTAACCTGATCAGCGTGAGAGTCGCCGCCGGCTCACAAATATACGAAGTGAGCTATGTGTTCGACCTGAGCACCATTCTTCCCCAGCAGGTGCAGGTCGGGATCTCCGGGGCCACCGGA GAACAGCAGGTGACTGCGCTGATCAACTACAACGGAGCTACGAAGATGATTGCCGTCCGTGTCACCGCCGGCTTGAAGACGTTTGAGGTCAGCTATCAGTACGATTTGAGCGGCTTTCTTCCTGAGCAAGTTCAGGTAGGGCTCTCCGCCGCCACCGGACTAAACGAACCATGCGTCGCCACCCATGATATCGTCTCATGGTATTTCTCGGCCACCATGGCGCCTAATAATGCTGGCGCGAGGAGCAGGAAAGCAGCTTTTCGGGAACCTTATTAG
- the LOC131026557 gene encoding polyphenol oxidase I, chloroplastic-like, producing the protein MASLQSSFMVMATTTNPNLRTTSQLASRRRRRFEVSCSSDGGGGGRVDRRNMLLGLGGLYGASGLIRKAEAVPISPPDLSKCDPKGAYTSRNGEIISLDANCCPPYTDVEEEYTLPTFTKLRRRPAAHRLTPEYIAKYEKAIQMMKDLDVTDPDDPRGFTQQANVHCAYCNGPYDQVDHPGIDIQVHNSWIFFPFHRWYLYFFERIMGELIGDLDFALPYWNWDNPRGMQMPSMFDRDASPLYDVNRDPTHRPPAIVSLALTNPPITDPVQIISNNLNQLYKEMVGDVESATNFMGEPYVDGDLPPPRSKGGLSEGGSHTGVHVWTGNPANNFREDMGNFYSAGRDPLFYAHHANVDRMWTIWKTIPSVFPKDINELVVPNPDDFNNASFMFYNEKRKLVRVKVADCLDHTKMGYEYEYSHTPWMTYRPPQRPEPVNTAELAKTAETGDNVFPLILNKPHRVVVPKPFKGKADEVLVLEDIICDSLKLVRFDVFVNDADDTPQKLDRAEYAGCFTQIPHRVRAKESANDLHLNLKELYENINIADDDFIVVTIVPHINGDDVTIGGIKIIPRVTA; encoded by the exons ATGGCTTCCCTTCAATCTTCATTCATGGTGATGGCGACCACGACCAATCCCAACCTCCGCACCACCTCCCAGCTCGCCAGCAGGCGGAGGCGCCGCTTTGAGGTGTCGTGCAGCAGtgatggaggcggcggcggccgtgtaGACCGCAGAAACATGCTGCTTGGTCTGGGTGGTCTATACGGCGCAAGCGGCCTCATCCGCAAAGCTGAGGCGGTTCCGATTTCACCTCCTGACCTGAGCAAGTGTGATCCCAAAGGTGCCTATACTTCTAGAAACGGGGAGATAATATCTCTAGACGCCAACTGCTGCCCGCCCTACACGGACGTCGAGGAAGAGTACACGCTTCCGACGTTCACAAAGCTTCGCAGGAGGCCGGCGGCGCACAGGCTGACACCGGAATACATAGCCAAGTACGAGAAAGCCATCCAGATGATGAAGGATCTGGACGTGACGGACCCCGACGATCCCCGGGGCTTCACTCAGCAGGCCAACGTCCACTGCGCTTACTGCAACGGCCCCTACGACCAGGTGGACCACCCCGGCATCGATATCCAGGTTCACAACTCATGGATCTTCTTCCCCTTCCACAG GTGGTACCTCTATTTCTTCGAGAGGATCATGGGCGAACTCATCGGAGATCTCGATTTCGCCCTGCCCTACTGGAACTGGGACAACCCTAGGGGCATGCAGATGCCCTCGATGTTCGACAGGGACGCGTCGCCACTCTACGACGTCAACCGCGACCCGACGCATCGGCCCCCGGCCATCGTTTCTCTTGCCCTAACCAACCCCCCGATCACCGATCCCGTACAGATCATCTCCAACAACCTCAATCAGCTGTACAAGGAAATGGTTGGTGATGTCGAATCCGCTACCAACTTCATGGGCGAGCCTTACGTTGACGGAGACTTGCCCCCGCCACGCTCCAAGGGAGGATTGTCGGAGGGCGGCTCACACACCGGCGTCCACGTCTGGACCGGAAACCCCGCCAACAATTTCCGCGAAGACATGGGGAACTTCTACTCCGCCGGAAGAGACCCTCTCTTCTACGCACATCACGCTAACGTCGACAGAATGTGGACTATATGGAAAACGATCCCATCCGTTTTCCCGAAGGATATCAACGAGCTCGTCGTCCCCAACCCCGACGACTTCAACAACGCCTCCTTCATGTTCTACAACGAGAAGAGGAAGCTGGTGCGCGTTAAGGTCGCCGACTGCTTGGACCACACAAAAATGGGATACGAGTATGAATATAGCCATACACCATGGATGACCTACCGGCCACCTCAGCGGCCGGAACCGGTCAATACCGCAGAACTCGCCAAGACGGCGGAGACCGGAGACAATGTGTTCCCTCTCATTCTCAATAAGCCTCACAGGGTTGTGGTGCCCAAACCATTCAAAGGCAAAGCCGACGAAGTGCTGGTGCTGGAGGACATAATCTGCGATAGCTTGAAGCTCGTGAGGTTCGATGTGTTCGTGAATGATGCAGACGACACGCCACAGAAGCTCGATAGGGCTGAGTACGCCGGGTGCTTCACGCAGATCCCGCACAGGGTTAGGGCCAAGGAAAGCGCCAACGACCTTCACTTGAACTTGAAGGAACTCTATGAGAACATTAATATTGCTGATGATGATTTCATTGTCGTCACCATCGTTCCCCACATTAACGGCGACGATGTTACCATCGGTGGTATTAAGATCATCCCGCGTGTTACCGCTTGA
- the LOC131026558 gene encoding mannose/glucose-specific lectin Cramoll-like, with protein MANQLLQTLTPLLSSIILLLAVSNTALSQTMSFAYDFTVDRPIDLIYQGNAHFPTDSTFLRLTDALPCHVGRVLYSKPVQFGQSGGQVDFESTVNFIITPGAADNEPAYGLAFFIAPVGSTIPLGSCGANLGIFGPNGNSPSVFAMGINAHVNDAWDPNYPHIGIHIESRIPRNLTKFNSNILGRQVTAWITYVGATRMISVRVTAGSQTFDVSYEYDLSDLLPQQVQVGLSAATGQHVAVHDIVSWNFRATVEQTNAAARSRKELAGNIIRQFV; from the coding sequence ATGGCCAACCAGCTTCTTCAAACCTTAACTCCTCTCCTCTCCTCCATCATCCTCCTCCTCGCCGTTTCCAACACGGCGTTGTCCCAAACGATGTCCTTCGCCTACGACTTCACGGTCGACCGGCCGATAGATCTCATCTATCAAGGCAACGCCCACTTCCCGACGGActccaccttcctccgcctcacAGACGCACTGCCGTGCCATGTCGGCCGCGTCTTGTACTCGAAACCGGTCCAATTCGGGCAGTCCGGTGGTCAGGTCGACTTCGAAAGCACCGTGAACTTCATCATCACCCCCGGCGCCGCCGACAACGAGCCTGCCTACGGCCTCGCCTTCTTCATTGCCCCCGTCGGCTCCACCATCCCCCTTGGATCCTGCGGGGCCAACCTCGGAATCTTTGGCCCCAACGGCAATAGCCCCTCGGTCTTCGCCATGGGAATCAACGCCCACGTCAACGACGCGTGGGATCCGAACTATCCCCACATCGGCATCCACATCGAATCTCGGATACCCCGCAACTTGACGAAGTTCAATAGCAACATACTCGGGCGGCAGGTGACTGCGTGGATCACCTACGTCGGAGCCACGAGGATGATCTCCGTCCGTGTCACCGCCGGCTCGCAGACGTTTGATGTCAGCTATGAGTACGATTTGAGCGACTTACTTCCTCAGCAGGTTCAGGTTGGGCTATCCGCCGCCACCGGACAACACGTCGCCGTTCATGACATCGTCAGTTGGAATTTCAGGGCCACCGTGGAGCAGACAAATGCCGCGGCGAGGAGCAGGAAGGAGCTGGCCGGCAACATTATTCGTCAATTTGTGTGA